The Raphanus sativus cultivar WK10039 chromosome 2, ASM80110v3, whole genome shotgun sequence genome includes a region encoding these proteins:
- the LOC130499746 gene encoding uncharacterized protein LOC130499746 isoform X2 → MSEGVIHYITLEPVYVQAAVNLYISSFKAKRIHDYNDNSTLLSIYDSNVIVTSGTPPSKNTVLELLLDRDSLQAIKQDPRFIESELESDLEKERCTVKLWGPFGVCWLLTEYKKDYSDLYPHIDSCEKEMSEIRNIRFVYESEDIVKFCETPLRAIFDELERVNSFRQSLAVTLLLNPTMCDLESLEEWMTSVEFYAPLVLEEIKIGSTVTSDLLVLRSSLADSFRQLVKRMQTGRTSRTSLKIKPTTDNQSRRVKQTLGILGQRIKNNPWKHNTCRLKAKT, encoded by the exons ATGTCTGAGGGAGTAATTCACTATATTACTCTAGAACCTGTCTACGTTCAAGCTGCTGTGAACCTATATATTAGCTCTTTTAAAGCTAAGAGAATCCATGACTACAATGACAATAGTACTCTGCTGAGTATCTATGATTCTAATGTCATTGTTACCTCGGGAACTCCACCATCAAA GAACACAGTTTTGGAACTTCTTCTGGATCGTGACTCTCTTCAGGCCATAAAACAAGATCCAAGGTTTATAGAAAGCGAACTAGAAAGTGATCTAGAAAAAGAGAGATGCACAGTAAAGTTGTGGGGTCCTTTTGGTGTTTGTTGGCTTCTAACAGAGTATAAGAAGGATTACTCTGATCTCTATCCGCACATCGACTCTTGTGAAAAg GAAATGTCGGAGATAAGAAATATTAGATTTGTGTACGAATCTGAAGACATTGTCAAATTTTGTGAGACTCCTCTGCGTGCCATTTTTGATGAG TTGGAAAGAGTTAACTCTTTCCGACAATCATTAGCGGTAACTCTGTTACTCAATCCAACAATGTGTGATCTTGAGAGCTTGGAAGAATGGATGACTAGTGTTGAGTTCTATGCCCCTCTTGTTCTTGAAGAGATAAAGATTGGTTCTACCGTTACTTCTGACCTCCTCGTACTTCGCAGTTCTCTGGCGGATTCGTTTCGCCAGCTGGTAAAGCGCATGCAAACTGGAAGAACCAGT AGGACCAGCTTGAAGATCAAACCAACAACTGATAACCAAAGCCGACGAGTTAAACAAACTCTCGGAATCCTAGGTCAGCGGATAAAGAACAATCCCTGGAAACATAATACATGTCGATTGAAAGCAAAAACCTAA
- the LOC130499746 gene encoding uncharacterized protein LOC130499746 isoform X1, protein MMSEGVIHYITLEPVYVQAAVNLYISSFKAKRIHDYNDNSTLLSIYDSNVIVTSGTPPSKNTVLELLLDRDSLQAIKQDPRFIESELESDLEKERCTVKLWGPFGVCWLLTEYKKDYSDLYPHIDSCEKEMSEIRNIRFVYESEDIVKFCETPLRAIFDELERVNSFRQSLAVTLLLNPTMCDLESLEEWMTSVEFYAPLVLEEIKIGSTVTSDLLVLRSSLADSFRQLVKRMQTGRTSRTSLKIKPTTDNQSRRVKQTLGILGQRIKNNPWKHNTCRLKAKT, encoded by the exons at GATGTCTGAGGGAGTAATTCACTATATTACTCTAGAACCTGTCTACGTTCAAGCTGCTGTGAACCTATATATTAGCTCTTTTAAAGCTAAGAGAATCCATGACTACAATGACAATAGTACTCTGCTGAGTATCTATGATTCTAATGTCATTGTTACCTCGGGAACTCCACCATCAAA GAACACAGTTTTGGAACTTCTTCTGGATCGTGACTCTCTTCAGGCCATAAAACAAGATCCAAGGTTTATAGAAAGCGAACTAGAAAGTGATCTAGAAAAAGAGAGATGCACAGTAAAGTTGTGGGGTCCTTTTGGTGTTTGTTGGCTTCTAACAGAGTATAAGAAGGATTACTCTGATCTCTATCCGCACATCGACTCTTGTGAAAAg GAAATGTCGGAGATAAGAAATATTAGATTTGTGTACGAATCTGAAGACATTGTCAAATTTTGTGAGACTCCTCTGCGTGCCATTTTTGATGAG TTGGAAAGAGTTAACTCTTTCCGACAATCATTAGCGGTAACTCTGTTACTCAATCCAACAATGTGTGATCTTGAGAGCTTGGAAGAATGGATGACTAGTGTTGAGTTCTATGCCCCTCTTGTTCTTGAAGAGATAAAGATTGGTTCTACCGTTACTTCTGACCTCCTCGTACTTCGCAGTTCTCTGGCGGATTCGTTTCGCCAGCTGGTAAAGCGCATGCAAACTGGAAGAACCAGT AGGACCAGCTTGAAGATCAAACCAACAACTGATAACCAAAGCCGACGAGTTAAACAAACTCTCGGAATCCTAGGTCAGCGGATAAAGAACAATCCCTGGAAACATAATACATGTCGATTGAAAGCAAAAACCTAA
- the LOC130499751 gene encoding indole glucosinolate O-methyltransferase 1-like isoform X1: MSNHLQEPSLHTYPKPVLTKEEQKVDEKMVSLQAECIVNTVAFPMVLKAALELGVIDTVAAAGEGAWLSPYEISRGLPTKPTNPEAPVLLDRMLRLLVSHSILKCRMVEGKENGMERVYATEPVCKYFLKDSDGSGSFVSLFMLLQSEVIFKTWTNLKDMILEGRGAFSSAHGMPIFEYMKSGGQFAEVFDRTMTEHSTMFLKKVLEVYKGFEDVNTLVDVGGSSGTTLGLVTSKYPHIKGINFDLPQVLTNAPSYPGVEHVSGDMFIEVPKGDAIFMKWILHDWTDEHCLKLLKNCWKSLPKNGKMIIVDLITPEEPKSGDFSSNYMFGMDMLVLALYDGAKERSFSQLENLAFGSGFRRCEVVCGVHSYSVIEFHK, from the exons ATGTCAAACCATCTTCAAGAGCCCTCCTTACACACTTACCCTAAACCGGTTTTAACCAAAGAAGAGCAAAAAGTCGATGAGAAAATGGTGAGCTTGCAAGCGGAGTGTATTGTCAACACCGTGGCTTTCCCTATGGTTCTCAAAGCCGCCTTGGAGCTTGGTGTCATCGACACAGTCGCTGCAGCAGGCGAAGGCGCGTGGCTCTCACCGTATGAGATATCCCGTGGTCTCCCAACAAAACCCACCAACCCGGAGGCGCCAGTGTTGCTTGACCGGATGCTGCGGTTACTCGTCAGCCACTCTATTTTGAAGTGCCGTATGGTTGAAGGTAAAGAAAACGGTATGGAGAGGGTATATGCAACCGAACCGGTTTGCAAGTATTTTTTGAAAGATAGTGACGGTTCtggttcttttgtttctctgtttATGTTGCTCCAGAGTGAGGTGATTTTCAAGACTTG gACAAATCTTAAAGATATGATACTAGAAGGAAGAGGTGCATTCAGCTCTGCCCACGGCATGCCAATTTTTGAATACATGAAGTCGGGTGGACAATTTGCTGAAGTGTTTGATCGTACCATGACAGAACATTCCACCATGTTTTTGAAGAAGGTTCTAGAAGTTTACAAAGGATTTGAAGATGTTAACACTTTGGTAGATGTTGGAGGATCAAGTGGAACTACATTAGGTCTAGTCACTTCCAAGTATCCTCATATCAAGGGTATTAATTTTGACTTACCTCAGGTTTTAACCAATGCTCCATCTTATCCAG GAGTGGAGCATGTCTCTGGAGACATGTTTATAGAAGTTCCCAAAGGAGATGCAATTTTTATGAAG TGGATACTACATGATTGGACGGACGAACATTGTTTAAAGCTTCTTAAAAATTGTTGGAAGAGTCTAcccaaaaatggaaaaatgaTCATTGTAGATTTGATTACACCAGAAGAACCAAAGAGTGGTGACTTTTCCTCTAACTATATGTTTGGTATGGACATGCTGGTGCTAGCACTATACGATGGTGCTAAAGAAAGATCATTTTCACAGTTGGAGAATTTAGCATTTGGTTCAGGTTTTCGTCGATGTGAAGTTGTTTGTGGTGTCCATTCATATTCTGTTATCGAATTTCACAAATAG
- the LOC108823718 gene encoding LOW QUALITY PROTEIN: lysM domain-containing GPI-anchored protein 3 (The sequence of the model RefSeq protein was modified relative to this genomic sequence to represent the inferred CDS: inserted 1 base in 1 codon), whose protein sequence is MANQIMKNRLLFLILSSTLATFTTSKSTIEPCSTSSTCNSFLGYTLYTDLKVTELASLFQADPVSILLSNSISTSSPEVENHVLPSHLFLKIPITCSCVDGIRKSTSTRYKTRTSDTLDSIAGSVYGGLVSPEQIQVANPEIKSSNAPDVGTSLVIPLPCACFNGTDESLPAVYLSYVVRGVDTMGGIARRFSTTVADLTNVNAMGAPDINPGDILAVPLLACGSNXPKYATDYGLIIPNGSYALTADHCVQCSCALGSRSMYCEPASLSVSCSSMQCRNSKFMLGNITSQESSAGCKLTSCTYNGFANGTILTTLSRSLQPRCPGPPQLAPLIAPPDTVPKELMYAPSPSPTPSPAPESDGVVSGGPSVAAAAPRGATVASSSSIPGDPANGPAGSISIASCLSSYHSLVVFLISVASYSFVILV, encoded by the exons ATGGCGAATCAAATCATGAAGAACCGACTCCTCTTCCTAATCCTATCTTCAACCTTAGCAACATTCACCACATCAAAATCAACAATCGAGCCCTGCTCCACGAGCTCCACGTGCAACTCCTTCCTCGGCTACACACTCTACACCGACCTCAAAGTCACGGAACTCGCCTCCCTCTTCCAAGCCGACCCAGTCTCCATCCTCCTCTCCAACTCCATCTCCACCTCCTCCCCGGAAGTCGAGAACCACGTCCTCCCTTCCCACCTCTTCCTCAAAATCCCAATCACCTGCTCCTGCGTCGACGGCATACGCAAATCCACCTCCACTCGTTACAAGACCCGCACCTCCGACACGCTCGACTCTATCGCCGGCTCTGTTTACGGCGGTCTCGTCTCCCCCGAGCAGATTCAG GTGGCGAATCCTGAGATTAAGTCTTCTAATGCTCCTGATGTTGGTACTAGTCTTGTGATTCCTTTGCCGTGTGCTTGCTTCAATGGGACGGATGAGTCTCTCCCGGCGGTTTATCTGTCTTATGTTGTGAGAGGAGTGGATACTATGGGTGGGATTGCGAGGAGGTTCTCGACTACCGTTGCGGATTTGACGAATGTGAATGCCATGGGGGCTCCTGATATCAATCCTGGTGATATCCTCGCTGTCCCATTGCTAG CTTGTGGTTCAA TCCCCAAATACGCAACGGATTACGGACTGATCATCCCAAACGGAAGCTACGCTCTCACCGCAGACCACTGTGTACAATGCAGCTGTGCACTCGGAAGCCGCAG TATGTACTGTGAGCCAGCTTCTTTGTCAGTCTCTTGCTCTAGCATGCAATGTAGAAACAGCAAGTTCATGCTAGGGAACATCACTTCCCAGGAGAGTAGCGCCGGTTGTAAACTCACTTCTTGTACTTACAACGGTTTCGCCAATGGCACTATCTTGACCACGTTGTCCAGGTCTCTCCAACCTCGATGTCCTG GACCTCCACAATTAGCGCCTCTTATAGCTCCACCTGATACTGTTCCAAAGGAGCTGATGTATGCACCTTCACCTTCGCCTACACCTTCCCCAGCACCGGAGTCTGATGGTGTTGTTAGTGGAGGACCCTCTGTAGCTGCAGCTGCACCAAGAGGGGCTACGGTTGCTTCAAGCAGTTCTATTCCAGGCGATCCAGCTAATGGTCCAGCTGGGAGTATCTCCATAGCTTCTTGCCTGTCTAGCTATCACTCACTCGTTGTGTTCTTGATCTCTGTTGCTTCATACTCTTTTGTAATCTTGGTTTAG
- the LOC130499746 gene encoding uncharacterized protein LOC130499746 isoform X3, protein MMSEGVIHYITLEPVYVQAAVNLYISSFKAKRIHDYNDNSTLLSIYDSNVIVTSGTPPSKNTVLELLLDRDSLQAIKQDPRFIESELESDLEKERCTVKLWGPFGVCWLLTEYKKDYSDLYPHIDSCEKEMSEIRNIRFVYESEDIVKFCETPLRAIFDELERVNSFRQSLAVTLLLNPTMCDLESLEEWMTSVEFYAPLVLEEIKIGSTVTSDLLVLRSSLADSFRQLVKRMQTGRTSVRDFRGPA, encoded by the exons at GATGTCTGAGGGAGTAATTCACTATATTACTCTAGAACCTGTCTACGTTCAAGCTGCTGTGAACCTATATATTAGCTCTTTTAAAGCTAAGAGAATCCATGACTACAATGACAATAGTACTCTGCTGAGTATCTATGATTCTAATGTCATTGTTACCTCGGGAACTCCACCATCAAA GAACACAGTTTTGGAACTTCTTCTGGATCGTGACTCTCTTCAGGCCATAAAACAAGATCCAAGGTTTATAGAAAGCGAACTAGAAAGTGATCTAGAAAAAGAGAGATGCACAGTAAAGTTGTGGGGTCCTTTTGGTGTTTGTTGGCTTCTAACAGAGTATAAGAAGGATTACTCTGATCTCTATCCGCACATCGACTCTTGTGAAAAg GAAATGTCGGAGATAAGAAATATTAGATTTGTGTACGAATCTGAAGACATTGTCAAATTTTGTGAGACTCCTCTGCGTGCCATTTTTGATGAG TTGGAAAGAGTTAACTCTTTCCGACAATCATTAGCGGTAACTCTGTTACTCAATCCAACAATGTGTGATCTTGAGAGCTTGGAAGAATGGATGACTAGTGTTGAGTTCTATGCCCCTCTTGTTCTTGAAGAGATAAAGATTGGTTCTACCGTTACTTCTGACCTCCTCGTACTTCGCAGTTCTCTGGCGGATTCGTTTCGCCAGCTGGTAAAGCGCATGCAAACTGGAAGAACCAGTGTACGTGATTTTAG AGGACCAGCTTGA
- the LOC130499751 gene encoding indole glucosinolate O-methyltransferase 1-like isoform X2 translates to MILEGRGAFSSAHGMPIFEYMKSGGQFAEVFDRTMTEHSTMFLKKVLEVYKGFEDVNTLVDVGGSSGTTLGLVTSKYPHIKGINFDLPQVLTNAPSYPGVEHVSGDMFIEVPKGDAIFMKWILHDWTDEHCLKLLKNCWKSLPKNGKMIIVDLITPEEPKSGDFSSNYMFGMDMLVLALYDGAKERSFSQLENLAFGSGFRRCEVVCGVHSYSVIEFHK, encoded by the exons ATGATACTAGAAGGAAGAGGTGCATTCAGCTCTGCCCACGGCATGCCAATTTTTGAATACATGAAGTCGGGTGGACAATTTGCTGAAGTGTTTGATCGTACCATGACAGAACATTCCACCATGTTTTTGAAGAAGGTTCTAGAAGTTTACAAAGGATTTGAAGATGTTAACACTTTGGTAGATGTTGGAGGATCAAGTGGAACTACATTAGGTCTAGTCACTTCCAAGTATCCTCATATCAAGGGTATTAATTTTGACTTACCTCAGGTTTTAACCAATGCTCCATCTTATCCAG GAGTGGAGCATGTCTCTGGAGACATGTTTATAGAAGTTCCCAAAGGAGATGCAATTTTTATGAAG TGGATACTACATGATTGGACGGACGAACATTGTTTAAAGCTTCTTAAAAATTGTTGGAAGAGTCTAcccaaaaatggaaaaatgaTCATTGTAGATTTGATTACACCAGAAGAACCAAAGAGTGGTGACTTTTCCTCTAACTATATGTTTGGTATGGACATGCTGGTGCTAGCACTATACGATGGTGCTAAAGAAAGATCATTTTCACAGTTGGAGAATTTAGCATTTGGTTCAGGTTTTCGTCGATGTGAAGTTGTTTGTGGTGTCCATTCATATTCTGTTATCGAATTTCACAAATAG